From Methanobacterium alcaliphilum, a single genomic window includes:
- a CDS encoding transcriptional regulator, with amino-acid sequence MSTLERNHVLQEINDLLANHGFETSHIYDRSCFDMMARRKLLLLLLKVLVNIDGINGLQAQEIKKLSHAFLASPLIVGLKSKSEYLEEDVVYERHGIPVIALDTLKNMIIEEEYPEILADRGGYYVQINGEILKEVREDYNLSLKDLADLAHVSRETIYKYEHGIVRACPETAMMLEDILNLKITLSIDLFKVPDHDKKHDIHKEQVNKNIKNSHPQKLIDLGFGVIPTQKTPFDALAKLEQRKITKTADNALITNLERNRNQRTLKRMAISLKDLSLISGSDAVFILDNEKIKESLEGIPVIKSWEMGEMETPSELMKMIKERKN; translated from the coding sequence ATGAGTACTTTAGAGAGGAATCATGTCCTCCAAGAGATTAATGATCTTTTAGCCAATCATGGTTTTGAAACTTCCCATATATATGATAGAAGTTGTTTTGATATGATGGCTCGAAGAAAGTTATTGCTTCTACTATTAAAGGTTTTAGTTAATATAGATGGGATTAATGGACTTCAGGCCCAGGAAATAAAGAAGCTTTCCCATGCATTTTTGGCATCCCCTTTAATCGTAGGGCTTAAATCAAAAAGCGAGTACTTGGAAGAAGATGTTGTCTATGAAAGACACGGCATACCTGTAATTGCACTGGATACCCTTAAAAATATGATTATCGAAGAAGAGTATCCTGAAATTTTAGCAGACCGTGGTGGATATTATGTTCAGATTAACGGGGAAATATTAAAAGAAGTCCGTGAAGATTATAATCTTTCTTTGAAAGATCTTGCGGATTTAGCCCATGTTTCCAGAGAAACTATCTATAAATACGAACATGGTATTGTGCGGGCATGCCCTGAAACTGCTATGATGCTAGAAGATATTTTAAACCTCAAAATTACTCTTTCTATAGATCTTTTTAAAGTTCCGGACCATGACAAGAAACATGATATCCATAAAGAACAAGTAAATAAAAATATTAAAAACAGCCACCCTCAAAAACTGATTGATTTAGGGTTTGGCGTTATTCCCACCCAGAAAACCCCATTTGATGCTTTAGCTAAGTTAGAACAGAGAAAGATAACTAAAACTGCAGATAATGCTTTGATCACAAACCTAGAGAGGAATAGAAATCAGCGCACATTGAAAAGAATGGCTATCTCTCTTAAAGACCTTTCACTTATTAGTGGTTCTGATGCAGTTTTCATACTGGATAATGAAAAAATTAAAGAATCTTTAGAGGGTATTCCTGTAATTAAAAGCTGGGAAATGGGAGAAATGGAAACACCCAGCGAACTCATGAAGATGATTAAAGAAAGAAAGAATTAA
- the serA gene encoding phosphoglycerate dehydrogenase, with the protein MDQKKVIIADAINEKGISDLEEVAEVIVDTQITPEELVKSIKDFDAIVVRSRTKVTREVIEAAPKLKIIARAGVGVDNVDVQAATERGIMVINAPESTSITVAEHAMGLMLSLSRKIAIADKSVKEGKWEKSRFMGMELNNKTLGIVGMGRIGSQVVIRAKSFGMDIMVYDPYISQEAAAEMGVAVADLETVLKEADVITIHVPLTPETKHSISYDQFEIMKESAFIINCARGGIINEDALYEALTQNKIGGAALDVFENEPPEGSPLLDLDNIVVTPHIGASTAEAQIDAALIVANEIITVFKGGSPKNVLNMPVLDPKTFQVMKPYIKLSEKLGSFVAQGTPGNIKELDVTYCGELAEIPKQDILTRTILQGILNPILTEPVNLVNAPSIAHNRGIVVTESKRSECDGYKSIIMVTVKSEEGEFKIEGAYTKEPKIIKINGYWVDVKPEGTMVIARYQDLPGTIGAIGTKLGEHFINIATMQVGRREVGGEAVMVLKVDQKVPQAVIEDVIKLDNVEDAVALDL; encoded by the coding sequence ATGGATCAAAAGAAAGTAATTATCGCTGATGCAATCAATGAAAAAGGAATCTCTGATCTTGAAGAGGTTGCTGAAGTAATTGTTGATACACAGATTACACCAGAAGAACTGGTTAAAAGTATTAAAGATTTTGACGCTATCGTAGTTAGAAGCAGAACAAAAGTAACTCGTGAAGTTATTGAAGCCGCACCTAAGCTAAAGATTATTGCCCGAGCAGGTGTTGGAGTGGATAATGTAGATGTTCAAGCAGCCACAGAACGTGGAATAATGGTAATCAATGCTCCTGAATCCACTTCCATTACTGTGGCCGAACATGCCATGGGTTTAATGTTATCTTTATCTCGAAAAATAGCCATAGCAGATAAATCTGTGAAAGAAGGCAAATGGGAAAAAAGCAGATTTATGGGGATGGAATTAAACAATAAAACCCTTGGAATTGTAGGAATGGGTCGAATTGGTTCTCAAGTCGTTATCCGTGCTAAATCATTTGGTATGGACATTATGGTTTATGACCCTTACATCAGCCAAGAAGCAGCAGCGGAAATGGGTGTAGCTGTGGCTGATTTGGAAACAGTGCTTAAAGAAGCAGATGTTATAACCATCCATGTGCCATTAACCCCTGAGACCAAACATAGCATCTCCTATGACCAATTTGAAATAATGAAAGAAAGTGCTTTTATTATTAACTGTGCTAGAGGCGGCATTATTAATGAAGATGCACTTTATGAAGCATTAACACAAAACAAAATTGGTGGGGCTGCATTGGATGTGTTTGAAAATGAACCTCCCGAAGGAAGTCCACTTTTAGATTTAGACAACATAGTTGTTACGCCACATATCGGAGCATCCACTGCTGAAGCTCAAATAGATGCAGCATTAATTGTGGCTAATGAAATCATAACCGTTTTTAAAGGAGGATCTCCTAAAAATGTTCTTAACATGCCTGTTTTAGATCCAAAAACATTTCAAGTAATGAAACCCTACATCAAATTATCAGAAAAATTAGGAAGTTTTGTGGCACAGGGCACTCCAGGAAACATTAAAGAACTGGATGTTACCTACTGCGGAGAATTAGCAGAAATACCAAAACAGGACATCTTAACCCGAACAATATTACAAGGTATTCTAAATCCAATACTAACTGAACCTGTTAATTTAGTTAATGCACCATCTATAGCACACAATAGAGGCATTGTAGTAACTGAAAGCAAAAGATCAGAATGCGACGGTTACAAATCCATTATAATGGTTACAGTTAAAAGTGAAGAAGGGGAATTTAAGATTGAAGGGGCTTACACTAAAGAACCTAAAATTATTAAAATAAATGGTTACTGGGTAGATGTGAAACCTGAAGGGACTATGGTAATTGCTAGATACCAGGATTTACCCGGTACTATTGGTGCCATTGGAACTAAACTCGGAGAACATTTCATTAACATTGCCACCATGCAAGTTGGTCGGCGCGAAGTTGGTGGAGAAGCGGTGATGGTTCTAAAAGTAGATCAGAAAGTTCCTCAAGCAGTAATTGAGGATGTCATAAAATTAGATAATGTAGAAGATGCAGTTGCCCTAGATTTATAA
- a CDS encoding heavy metal-binding domain-containing protein, producing MKIEEFIVSSANHVPGYEIVETKGFVYGLTVRSRGLGGQLGAGIRSMFGGEIKEYVKMMEESRNEALNRMIRHAEELGANAIISVRFDSDEISNVMQEILAYGTAVIATEK from the coding sequence ATGAAAATAGAAGAATTTATTGTTTCCAGTGCAAACCACGTGCCGGGATATGAAATAGTAGAAACTAAAGGATTTGTGTATGGGCTCACTGTACGAAGTAGAGGTTTAGGTGGTCAACTAGGTGCAGGTATCAGGTCCATGTTTGGTGGTGAAATTAAAGAATATGTTAAAATGATGGAAGAATCTAGAAACGAAGCATTAAACAGGATGATCCGTCATGCGGAAGAGCTGGGTGCTAATGCAATAATAAGTGTACGATTTGATTCTGATGAAATTTCTAATGTGATGCAGGAGATATTAGCTTATGGGACTGCAGTAATTGCAACTGAAAAATAA
- a CDS encoding tRNA(Ile)(2)-agmatinylcytidine synthase: MYEIYVGIDDTDSPEGMCTTYISCVIINKLKDFGYNIKGYPKLIRLNPFARFKTRGNGAVTFKLIVNNFSSLPEVKKIILDAVEEFSHIENDNTNPGVIFYHGEITENLKSFSTKTIQSIVTISEAKKLAEEIGAEIHQFKKGRGIIGALAAIGCLLNDSTFELLSYRVPENYGAPRKINEDSVILMNEKTYPQTFDNIDNGYMAIEPHTPCPILYGIRGESPQAVLEAHNLIEIHEPLEGYCIFETNQHTDMHIQKIDKISEMEQFGCYQIEGSVKDVPHVIEGGHIFFYLEDDSGKIECAAYEPTKGFRNIIKKLRPGDEVVLYGGIGTHQTLNIEKIQIKKLEYQFEEKNPVCECGKRMKSAGSDKGFKCPKCGFKLRDGSKILNPVKRDLKPGSYEVPPSARRHLSKQLVRMGKS, encoded by the coding sequence ATGTATGAAATTTATGTTGGAATAGATGATACAGATTCCCCTGAAGGAATGTGCACTACTTATATATCTTGTGTAATTATCAATAAACTTAAAGATTTTGGTTATAATATCAAGGGATATCCTAAATTAATTAGACTCAATCCCTTTGCAAGATTCAAGACTCGGGGTAATGGAGCGGTAACTTTTAAATTAATAGTTAATAACTTCTCATCACTTCCTGAAGTTAAAAAAATCATCCTAGATGCCGTGGAAGAATTCTCACATATAGAAAATGATAATACTAATCCTGGTGTAATTTTTTACCATGGAGAAATAACTGAGAATCTTAAATCATTTTCCACAAAAACGATTCAGAGTATAGTTACCATATCTGAGGCAAAAAAATTGGCTGAAGAGATAGGTGCCGAGATCCATCAATTTAAGAAAGGAAGAGGTATTATTGGGGCATTGGCGGCTATTGGCTGTTTATTAAATGACAGCACTTTTGAATTACTATCTTATAGGGTTCCTGAAAATTATGGTGCTCCCCGAAAGATAAATGAAGATTCTGTAATTTTAATGAATGAAAAAACGTATCCTCAAACTTTTGATAATATTGATAATGGATATATGGCAATTGAACCTCACACGCCGTGTCCTATTCTTTATGGAATTAGGGGCGAAAGCCCCCAAGCTGTTTTAGAAGCCCATAATCTGATAGAGATTCATGAACCTCTTGAGGGTTATTGCATTTTTGAAACTAACCAACATACAGATATGCATATTCAAAAAATTGATAAAATTAGTGAAATGGAACAATTTGGATGTTATCAAATTGAAGGCAGTGTCAAAGATGTTCCCCATGTAATTGAGGGTGGACATATATTCTTTTATTTAGAAGATGATTCTGGGAAAATCGAATGCGCGGCATATGAACCAACTAAGGGATTCAGGAACATCATAAAAAAACTACGCCCTGGGGATGAAGTAGTTCTCTATGGAGGTATTGGAACTCATCAGACCCTTAATATAGAAAAAATCCAAATTAAAAAATTAGAATATCAATTTGAAGAAAAAAATCCTGTGTGCGAATGTGGAAAACGCATGAAGTCTGCAGGATCAGATAAGGGGTTCAAATGTCCAAAATGTGGGTTTAAACTTAGAGATGGATCTAAAATTTTAAATCCTGTTAAAAGGGATTTAAAACCTGGTTCTTATGAAGTTCCGCCGTCTGCAAGACGCCATTTATCTAAACAACTTGTTAGGATGGGCAAGTCATAA
- a CDS encoding MmgE/PrpD family protein translates to MITQELANFIVSLKFEDIPESAVEKAKICFLDFLGVSLRGSFTKSSQIALKVISDLNSFNLNMGDSTIIGNGKFSSMEASFLNGISAHSLDLDDGHRLAQLHPGCTVIPVALALGEHLDKMGDDFITALVAGYEVAIVLGKIINPRHRNRGFHSTGTIGAFGATAAAVKILDLNEDEISNAFGLAGTQSAGLLESDHAGTMGKHIHAGKASQCGILSALLSQNGFTGPSSILEGEEGFFNALCGMNLNADGFDELKHELFLDLGKFHINDVYLKRYPVCRHLHSTIDSARKIFNEINLKNLELNQIDKITVKTYKIAAEHDNYDPQTPEAVRQSLPASLAIAILKGDINLDYMMNGSEINSSMREIIDKISIEIDEEFDALQPDKRPAKVIIEFKDSLNTWDSKNTKSQKPYYLEKTTLLPQGEPENPFKKEDIIKKFSLLNPEFNDKNFFNLKEMIFKIESFKVRELMDCFNF, encoded by the coding sequence ATGATTACGCAAGAGTTGGCAAATTTTATTGTTTCTTTAAAATTTGAAGATATTCCTGAAAGTGCAGTGGAAAAAGCAAAAATATGTTTTCTGGATTTTTTAGGAGTATCATTAAGAGGATCATTCACTAAAAGTTCTCAGATTGCATTAAAAGTTATATCTGATTTAAATAGCTTTAATTTGAATATGGGCGATTCAACCATAATTGGTAATGGAAAATTTTCCTCAATGGAAGCTTCTTTTTTAAATGGAATCTCAGCTCATTCACTTGATTTAGATGATGGGCACAGGTTAGCTCAACTGCATCCGGGATGTACTGTTATCCCTGTGGCTTTAGCACTGGGAGAACATTTAGATAAAATGGGGGATGATTTCATAACTGCACTGGTTGCAGGGTATGAAGTGGCCATTGTTCTTGGCAAAATAATCAATCCACGCCATAGAAATAGGGGTTTCCATAGCACAGGTACCATTGGTGCTTTTGGTGCAACTGCCGCAGCTGTAAAAATACTTGATTTAAATGAAGATGAAATTAGCAATGCATTTGGTTTGGCGGGTACTCAGTCAGCGGGTCTTTTAGAATCAGACCATGCTGGAACTATGGGAAAACATATCCACGCAGGTAAAGCCTCTCAGTGTGGAATTTTATCTGCACTTCTATCTCAAAATGGTTTCACAGGACCTTCCAGTATCTTGGAAGGTGAAGAAGGATTTTTTAACGCTTTATGTGGAATGAATTTAAATGCAGATGGTTTTGATGAATTAAAACATGAATTATTCTTGGATTTAGGTAAATTCCATATTAATGATGTTTACCTTAAAAGATATCCAGTTTGCAGACACCTGCATTCAACTATTGATTCGGCTAGGAAAATCTTCAATGAAATAAACCTTAAAAATCTAGAATTAAATCAGATAGATAAAATAACTGTAAAAACATATAAAATTGCTGCAGAACATGATAATTATGATCCTCAAACTCCAGAAGCAGTTAGACAAAGTTTGCCAGCTAGTCTAGCTATCGCTATTTTAAAGGGGGATATAAATTTAGATTATATGATGAACGGATCTGAAATCAATAGTTCCATGCGAGAAATTATTGATAAAATCAGCATAGAAATTGATGAAGAGTTCGATGCATTACAACCAGATAAAAGACCAGCTAAGGTCATAATTGAGTTTAAAGATTCATTAAATACATGGGATTCTAAAAATACAAAATCTCAAAAACCTTATTATCTGGAAAAAACTACATTGTTACCGCAGGGTGAACCTGAAAATCCATTTAAAAAGGAGGATATAATTAAAAAGTTTTCTTTACTTAATCCTGAATTTAATGATAAAAATTTTTTTAATCTTAAAGAAATGATTTTTAAAATAGAGTCATTTAAAGTTAGAGAATTAATGGATTGTTTTAACTTTTAG